The stretch of DNA CCGGCTACGGCAACGCCGACAAGGCCGATGTGCAGCAGGCCGTGGCCCGCGAACTGGGCTTAGACCGTGTTCCTAGGCCCGATGACGCGGCGGACGCGCTGGCCTTAGCGCTGACAGGGTGGTATCAGCGCTGAGCAGCCTTTGGCGGTTGGGCTGGGGAGGTTTTGGGTTAAATCTGCCCTGGCTACCCTCGATCTGAAAAACACTGTAAATCCTCTGACCTAGCTGCGCCTGTCCCCCTACGCCCCCTATTTGTTAGGGATGGCCATGGCGCTTGGAATATTGACCTCAACTTCAGTTGAGAACTGGGGCGTTGCAATGGCGTCTAACCATCGCTTCAGGGGAATCGGTCCTGTCCCAACGGTTCTGGCGATAGGGATAGAATCGGGGCGATGCGATTCAGATTTAGTATCCGGCCAGCTCCTGGGGCAGTTCTTTCTTCATCAGCACCGCTTCGCTCTGGTAGCCCAGGCGGGTGTAGAGCGCCTGGGCGGCCTGGTTGTGGCTAAACACCTGGAGGCTAATCTGCCTGTGCCCCTGCTGCTGTGCCCAGGCTTCGGCCACCTCCAGCAGGGCGGTGGCGATGCCGCGCCGCCGGTGGTCCCTGGTCACGTACAGCAGCAGCACGTAGGGGTGCAAGGTTCCGCTGCGCTGGTCGGTTGCCTGCCCCAGCCAGAGCCCCGCTACTGGGCCAGCGGTATGATCGGCTCTGGCTTCGTCGATCCACCAGAGGGGTGTATTGCGGCTGAGATAGCGATCGACGGTATCAGCAAGATGCCCTACCGACTGGTGGGGGTCAAGCTCGCGGTAGGTGCGCTCCATGAATTTGACCACGGTGGCGCGATCGAGGGTTGAGCCTACCCGCAGGCGATAACCCGGTAGCGCAAAGGATTGCTCAGCGGCCATGCCCCTCCAGCGGTGCGATCGGTGCGATATGAATAGTGCGATATGAATAGTGCGATGTGAATAGTGCGATGTGAGGACACCTGAATCATCCTACTTTTTTCCTGGCCAGAGAGAAACGAACTTGTTAGGCTGAGATGAGTTTGCTCGGCATTGGTATTCCCCATGGCACCCCAGTCTAAAACCCTGTTTGAGCAATTTCTGGCCCCGATCTTCTCGCACCTGGTCGATCGCGACGCCCTGTTGCGCCTGCGGGACAGCATCGACTGGGAGGCCGGCGTCGCCCAGTTCACCAACCCCCAGGTGGTGTACCCCAACTACTACAAGGTCAGCAACTTCCACGGCATCAAAAATGGCTACCTAAATGTGGATGCCGCCCTCACCTACGACCCCATTACTCAGTACGTGCTGCCCCCCGGCGAAACTTGGGTGCGCGAGAGCCTGGTCAAGGCCGTCAAAGGTGAGCCTCGGCGGATGTTAGACCTGGGCTGCGGCACGGGCACCACCACGCTAATGCTGAAGCGCAAGTTTCCCAATGCAGAGGTGATCGGCCTCGATCTGTCGCCTCAGATGCTGGTGATGGCCGACTACAAGGCCCAAGCGGCGGCGGTGGATGTGACCTTTCGCCACGGTAACGCCATGGCCACCGGGCTACCCGCCGCATCCTTTGATGTGGTGTGTGCCACGCTGCTGTTCCACGAAACGCCCCCGGCAGTGTCTAAAACCATTCTCTCCGAGGCCTTTCGGCTGCTGACCCCCGGCGGGCAAATGCTGGTGCTCGACGGTAACCAGCGCACCCTGCGAACCACCGACTGGCTCAGCACCATTTTTGAGGAACCCTTCATCCGCGACTACGGCCAGGGCAATCTGGATGCCTGGTTAGGCTATGCCGGGTTTGAGCGGGTCCGTACCGAGGATGTATTCTGGCTCAACCAACTGAGTTATGGCCGCAAGCCGCTGCCGGTCGGTGAGCGACTGACCAGGGACGAAGGAGACCGAGTGGAGGACGGCTTGCCGCTGGCACAGCCTGCCTAGGGGGGTGTGGGTGTTAGGTGTCAGGTGTTAGGTGTTAGGTGTTAGGGATTAGCTTGCTACCCGAAACCGTAAACCATAAACCGTGAACCGTGAACCGTGAACTGCAGATCCGTAAACCAAAACCCCTTCTGCGTACACTAGAGGCGTGGAGCGTAGAGGGTCGGCTATGGTAAGACTTCAACCCTGGCAGTGGGCGGTGCTGGCGCTGCCTCTGGTGGCAATCGTCGGCTTCCTGATGACCGCAGCGGCGGTGCAAATTCACGCCTGGGGATTGAACTGGATCTGGGGCGTGATCATCCTCATGCTGGTGCTGTGGCGGGGGCTGCTGGCCCGCTGGACTAAGCCCGTGTTCAAGCAGGTGGAAGAGGCTCTTGAGCAGGCTCAGCAGGAGTTGGATGAGGTGACCGAGGCAGAAGCGCCTGTGGGCATACCCAATGGCAAATCTGCCGCTGCCGCCCTGGAAGAAATTCTTGTTGCCGCCCAGGAAGACCCCCCGGTTTGGGAAGACTGGAACCCGTTCTGGGAGCGCTGCCGCGATGTGGTGACGGCGGTGGCCCAGGCATACCACCCCAGCGTAAAGTATCCGCTGCTGAACATTTACCTGCCCGATGCCTACGGACTGCTGCGGGGCACCGTGGACGATGTCGATCGCTGGATTGAGACCCTGACCCCAGTGCTGGGCCAGGTCACCGTGGGCCAGGCGGTGCAGGGCTACGAGGTCTATCGCCGGGTGGAACCCTCGGCCCGCAAGCTTTGGCAGGCGTGGAACTGGGCGCAGTGGTTGATCAACCCCGCCGCCGCCGCCGCCCGCGCCCTGAGCGAACCGACGAATAACCTGGCCAACCAGCAGCTTTTGGGCAACCTGAACGCCCTGCTGCGGGAGGCCACCCTGCGGAACCTGTACCGCCAGTCGGTGGCGCTCTACAGCGGGGAGCTACCCGGCATGCCCAGCCCGGTCAAGCCTTTGCCCACCGCCCAAACCCAGACCCTGCGCGAGATTTTGGATCAGGCGGAGTCGGTGGAGGCCGTGGCCACTAAGCCCGTCAACATTCTGCTGGTGGGGCGCACCGGGGCAGGCAAGAGCAGCGTGATCAACACCCTGTTCGACGCCGAGCTGGCCGAGGTGGATGTGCTGCCCAGCACCGATAGCATCAGCACCTACCGCTGGCAGGGCGACGGGGAGGAAATCCTCACCCTGTGGGATTCTCCCGGCTACGAGCAGGTGGATCGCGCTGACTACCGCGACCAGCTGCTCGACTGCGCCCGCGAGGCCGACCTGCTGCTGCTGGTCACTCCCGCCCTCGACCCGGCCCTGCAAATGGATGCCGATCTGCTGCGCGACATGCGCGAAGAGGTGCCCGATCTGCCCGCCATTACGGCCCTGACGCAGGTAGATCGGCTGCGGCCCCTGCGGGAGTGGCAGCCCCCCTACGACTGGCAGTGGGGCAGTCGCCCCAAGGAACTGTCCATTCGCGAGGCCACCCGCTACCGGCAGGAGCAGCTGGGGGACCTGTGCAACCGGATTCTGCCCCTGGTCACCCGCGCTGGCGATCGCCCCGGATGGAATGCCGCTGCCCTGTCCACCGCCTTAGTTGAGCTGATCGACCCGGCCAAAGAGCTGCGGTTGGCCCGATTCTTGCGCGATCGCGAAACCAAGATCACAGCATCCGCCCGCCTGATCGATCGCTACCGCCTGCAGATGAGCACCACCCAGGGGGTGACCGCCTTTCTCAAAAGTCCGGTGCTCAAGTTTCTGGCCACCCTCACCACCGGCTCCCCGGCCCTGGCCTACCTGCTGGCCGAGCAGATTCCGGTGGAGCAGCTGCCTGTGGTGCTGGGCAAGCTCCAGCTCGCCTACGACCTGTTTAAGGTGGTGGCTCCCGCCCAGGTTCAGCTCGACCTGCTGGCCCTGTGGCCGCTGCTGCTGGAGCACAACGAGCAGCCCGATCGCGCCGCCTGGGCCTTTGGCCACGCCATGGTCGAATACTGGAGCCAGGAGCTTTCCATCGCCGACACCCGGCCCCGCATTGAGCACTACCTGGAACAGTACCGCCACCGCTAATCGTTTCGCGGGGCTAGTTCTGGGGGTTCAGGCGGTTGGCGATTAGCGCCACCACAATCATCGGCAGCGACACCCCGATGCAGATCAGCCACTGGTTGAGGTTTAGGGGGGCGGTGGAGAACAGGAAGTTCATCACGCCCACCTGGCTGAAGATGACCTGGAAAACAACCGCCACCAGAATGCCGTAGCCGATCGCCGAGACATCCCCCAGGGGCACCTTGCGCCCGCGCATGCGGGCGGCCACCGAGGCCCAGAACTGGCTGATGCTGAGCAGGTAGATAATCCGCCCCGCCACCAGGGCCTGAATCGCCATGGTGCGGGCCAGGGGAATGTCGCCCGTGGTGCGACGCACCCACTCAAACATGCCGAAGATCAAAATCCAGTTGAACACGGAGATCAAGGCGATGCGCTTGAGCAGGTTCCTGGAGAGCAGCGGCTCGTTGGGGTTTCGGGGCGGGCGGTTCATCAGGGTGTGGGACTTGGGCTCGAAGGCCAGGGGCACGGTCATGGCGATGGAGTTGACCATGTTCAGCCACAGCACCTGGAGCGAGAGAATCGGCAGCACGTCGCCGCGCCCGATCAGCACGCTGAGCAGAATGGTCATCGACTCGCCGCCGTTGACCGGCAGGATAAAGGCGATCGCCTTCATCAGGTTGCCAAACACGTTGCGCCCTTCCTCCACCGCCGCCTCGATGGAGGCAAAGTTGTCGTCGGTGAGGATCATGTCGGCGGCTTCTTTGGCCACCTCGGTGCCGCTCTTGCCCATGGCGATGCCGATGTCGGCCTGCTTCAGAGCGGGGGCATCGTTGACGCCGTCGCCGGTCATCGCCACGATGTGGCCCTTCGACTGTAGCGCCTCCACCAGGCGCAGCTTTTGCTCCGGGGCGACGCGGGCAAACACCGAGCCATTCTGCACCGAGTTGGTGAGGTCGGACTGCTCGAATTTGGCCAGCTCCTGGCCGGTGTAGGCAATCACCTCATCGGTGGAGCTGAGGCCCATGCGATCGGCGATCGCCGCCGCCGTCACCTTGTGGTCGCCCGTGATCATCTTCACCTCGATGCCCGCCGTCTTGCAGGCCTCCACCGCCCTGGTCGCTTCGGCCCGGGGCGGGTCAATCATGCCCTGGAGGCCCAGGAAGACCATCCCCGATTTGAGGTCGTCGTGGTCGATGTGGTGGCCGTGAAAGGCTTTGGCGGCAAAGCACAGCACCCGCAGCCCCCGCGAGGCCATCCGTTCGGCCTGCAGCAGAATGTGGTCCCGGCCCCCGTCGTCGAGGGGCACGGCCTGGGCCTCGGTGGTGAGGAGGCGATCGCAGCGGGCCACCAGCGCCTCCACCGACCCCTTGGCCAGCAACCACTGCCCCGCAGTATCCTGCTGGTGCAGGGTAGCCATGTACTGAAACTCAGACTCGAAGGGGATGCTGTCGATGCGGGGGTAGCTGTGGTTGAGTTCGGTGCGCTCAAACCCAGCTTTGCGGGCGGCTACCAGCAGCGCTCCCTCGGTGGGGTCGCCCACCACGCCCCAGCGGTGGTCGCTGTGCTCCAGCTCCGAGTCATTGCACAGCATACCCACAATCAGGCACTGGCGCAGGGGGGCGGCCATCGCCTCGGGAGGCACCGGGTTGTCCTCGCCGTCGCGCAGTTCGCCGTGGGGGGTGTAGCCCTCCCCGGTGAGGTCGTAGTGGCGATCGCCCGCGTAGATGCTCTGCACCGTCATCTGGTTTTCGGTCAGGGTGCCGGTTTTGTCCGAGCAAATCACCGTAGCGCTGCCCAGGGTTTCGACCGCGGGCAGCTTACGCACAATGGCGTTGCGGCGGGCCATCCGCGACACCCCGATCGCCAGGGTGATGGTGACCACGGCGGGCAGCCCCTCGGGAATGGCGCTCACCGCCAGGGCCACCGCCGCCTCAAACATTTGCAATGGCGAATTGCCCCAGGCCATGCCCACCGCAAAGGTCAGGGCCGCCACCCCTAAAATCACGTAGAGCAGAGTCTTACTGAAGCGGTCGAACTTGCGGGTCAGGGGGGTCACCAGGGTGGTGCTCTCCTCCATCAGCTTGGAGATGCGCCCAGTTTCGGTGCTGAGCCCAGTTTCGACCACAATGCCTTCGCCCTGGCCAAAGGTGACGAAGCTGCCCGCGTAGGCCATATTGTGGCGCTCGGCCAGGGGCGTATCGGCGGCCAGGGACTTCAGGTGGGGCTGCTTTTCCACCGCCACCGACTCGCCGGTCAGGCCCGACTCGTTGATTTGCAGGGTGCGCCCCCGCAGCAGGCGCAGGTCGGCGGGTACCTTGTCGCCGGAGGCCAGCAGCACGATGTCGCCGGGCACCAGATCCCGCGACGACACCTGCACCTGCTGACCGTCGCGGCGCACCATGGCGTCGGTGGTGACCGAGGAGGCCAGGGCCGCGATCGCGCTTTCGGCCTTTGACTCCTGCACAAAGCCGATGATGGCGTTGATCACCGTCACTCCCCAGATCACCCCGGCATTCACCCAGGAGCCCAGCAGCGCCTTGATCAACCCGGCAATCAGCAGAATGTAGAGCAACGGCTGATTGAACTGCAGCAAAAACAAAACAATTGGATGCTTGCCCTTTTTGCCCTTCAGTTCGTTGGCCCCGTAGCGCTCCAGCCGCGCCTGGGCCTCCTGGGTCGAGAGCCCGGTTTCGGGGTCAACCCCCAGCTGCTGGGTGATCTCCCGACCCTCGACCTGGTGCCAGATCAGGGTGGAGCGATCGTTGGATTTGGGTGTCGAAAGCTGTTGAGCCACAGCTGTATCCTCCGTCATGGGCAGTTGGGCATGGGCAGTTGGGCCTGGGCAGTTGGGCCAAGTTCGCGTGGCGGGAATAGGGTGGGGCCCTGTAGTCCTGGGCCACTGGGCCTGACCCCGCACCTCTGCCGTCAGGGAAGGGCCAACCTATAACCTTAGACCCATCTCTAAAGCACGACGTCCGCCCAAGGAAAGAGGCAGGCTAAACCCAGTGGCCAGGGCCAGACGCTCAAACAGGCGCGTAATTCTACGCTAAAGGGTAAAGTCGTGGCTTTGGCCGCTTCTACACCAGAATTAACCGTCGCCGCCCCCACCCTGTTGTCCCTGAGGCAACTGGGATACAGCCGCAGAAGTAGGCCAACCTGGGCTATCCTAGCTACCGGGCCGTAGCGTCAAACTACCGGCTCTGAACCCCAGGAAAAGCCATGATCCATGAGGCCGCTCAAGAGGAACTGCAAGCGCTGCTGGAGGCAGGGCGCTTTGACGCGGCCCAGGCTCTGCTGAAGCCGATGCAGTCCGCCGACGTGGCTGACGCCATCGACGAGTTGCCCGTGACCCTCCAGGCGGTGGCTTTTCGCCTGCTGCCCAAGGACGAGGCGATCGAGGTATACGAGTATCTGCCGGGGCGGGTGCAGCAGTCGCTGCTG from Leptolyngbya sp. KIOST-1 encodes:
- a CDS encoding GNAT family N-acetyltransferase — translated: MAAEQSFALPGYRLRVGSTLDRATVVKFMERTYRELDPHQSVGHLADTVDRYLSRNTPLWWIDEARADHTAGPVAGLWLGQATDQRSGTLHPYVLLLYVTRDHRRRGIATALLEVAEAWAQQQGHRQISLQVFSHNQAAQALYTRLGYQSEAVLMKKELPQELAGY
- a CDS encoding class I SAM-dependent methyltransferase; the protein is MAPQSKTLFEQFLAPIFSHLVDRDALLRLRDSIDWEAGVAQFTNPQVVYPNYYKVSNFHGIKNGYLNVDAALTYDPITQYVLPPGETWVRESLVKAVKGEPRRMLDLGCGTGTTTLMLKRKFPNAEVIGLDLSPQMLVMADYKAQAAAVDVTFRHGNAMATGLPAASFDVVCATLLFHETPPAVSKTILSEAFRLLTPGGQMLVLDGNQRTLRTTDWLSTIFEEPFIRDYGQGNLDAWLGYAGFERVRTEDVFWLNQLSYGRKPLPVGERLTRDEGDRVEDGLPLAQPA
- a CDS encoding GTPase family protein; the protein is MVRLQPWQWAVLALPLVAIVGFLMTAAAVQIHAWGLNWIWGVIILMLVLWRGLLARWTKPVFKQVEEALEQAQQELDEVTEAEAPVGIPNGKSAAAALEEILVAAQEDPPVWEDWNPFWERCRDVVTAVAQAYHPSVKYPLLNIYLPDAYGLLRGTVDDVDRWIETLTPVLGQVTVGQAVQGYEVYRRVEPSARKLWQAWNWAQWLINPAAAAARALSEPTNNLANQQLLGNLNALLREATLRNLYRQSVALYSGELPGMPSPVKPLPTAQTQTLREILDQAESVEAVATKPVNILLVGRTGAGKSSVINTLFDAELAEVDVLPSTDSISTYRWQGDGEEILTLWDSPGYEQVDRADYRDQLLDCAREADLLLLVTPALDPALQMDADLLRDMREEVPDLPAITALTQVDRLRPLREWQPPYDWQWGSRPKELSIREATRYRQEQLGDLCNRILPLVTRAGDRPGWNAAALSTALVELIDPAKELRLARFLRDRETKITASARLIDRYRLQMSTTQGVTAFLKSPVLKFLATLTTGSPALAYLLAEQIPVEQLPVVLGKLQLAYDLFKVVAPAQVQLDLLALWPLLLEHNEQPDRAAWAFGHAMVEYWSQELSIADTRPRIEHYLEQYRHR
- a CDS encoding cation-translocating P-type ATPase is translated as MAQQLSTPKSNDRSTLIWHQVEGREITQQLGVDPETGLSTQEAQARLERYGANELKGKKGKHPIVLFLLQFNQPLLYILLIAGLIKALLGSWVNAGVIWGVTVINAIIGFVQESKAESAIAALASSVTTDAMVRRDGQQVQVSSRDLVPGDIVLLASGDKVPADLRLLRGRTLQINESGLTGESVAVEKQPHLKSLAADTPLAERHNMAYAGSFVTFGQGEGIVVETGLSTETGRISKLMEESTTLVTPLTRKFDRFSKTLLYVILGVAALTFAVGMAWGNSPLQMFEAAVALAVSAIPEGLPAVVTITLAIGVSRMARRNAIVRKLPAVETLGSATVICSDKTGTLTENQMTVQSIYAGDRHYDLTGEGYTPHGELRDGEDNPVPPEAMAAPLRQCLIVGMLCNDSELEHSDHRWGVVGDPTEGALLVAARKAGFERTELNHSYPRIDSIPFESEFQYMATLHQQDTAGQWLLAKGSVEALVARCDRLLTTEAQAVPLDDGGRDHILLQAERMASRGLRVLCFAAKAFHGHHIDHDDLKSGMVFLGLQGMIDPPRAEATRAVEACKTAGIEVKMITGDHKVTAAAIADRMGLSSTDEVIAYTGQELAKFEQSDLTNSVQNGSVFARVAPEQKLRLVEALQSKGHIVAMTGDGVNDAPALKQADIGIAMGKSGTEVAKEAADMILTDDNFASIEAAVEEGRNVFGNLMKAIAFILPVNGGESMTILLSVLIGRGDVLPILSLQVLWLNMVNSIAMTVPLAFEPKSHTLMNRPPRNPNEPLLSRNLLKRIALISVFNWILIFGMFEWVRRTTGDIPLARTMAIQALVAGRIIYLLSISQFWASVAARMRGRKVPLGDVSAIGYGILVAVVFQVIFSQVGVMNFLFSTAPLNLNQWLICIGVSLPMIVVALIANRLNPQN